The nucleotide window TACGACGAAAGAACAATTCGAAGCAAGCTTTGAAGTATTTTTAGCAGGTATTCACAAAGCATATGAAAAATCATTAAATGGTGAATTCCCACAAACAGCTGAAGAAAAAGTAATTGCACAGGCAGATGCTTTAGCGGATCAGCTATACTTTTCATTCGGTTCAGCAGTGGAGATTGGTGTTGATATCGAGCCGGTCTTTGATATTGTGCAAGGTGCAAATATGTCAAAGCTTTTTACAGATGAAAATGGCAATAAATATGCGAAATGTCGCGAGGATGGCAAAATTATTAAATCACCAGATTTTTATAGCCCTGAGCCATTTATTAAAGAAGAAGTATTAAAACAGATGAAATAGAAAAAATAGCTGTAGGGAAGAGCGGATGCTTTCTCTACAGCTATTTTATTACGCAATTACGCTACAGCGTAATTAATCACCAAAGAGGATTTTCCTCAATGTAGTCATATATTTTTTTCGTTAGCTCACTCGGAGAGTCAGCTTCTACGATATCTCCATTAACAAGTGCATAAAAGGATTCGGAACATTTTGTGCAGAAGCTCAAGCAACCGTATTCTAGCACATCAATATTTGGATCTTTTTCAAGTGCTTCATATGTTTCCTGTGCACCGTTTGCCAAATTGCTAATACAAAATTCAACCATTGGATTCACAACATGTCACCTCACAATTGTATGCTACTTTTTTTTAGCGATTTCGTCAAACATCCTATTTTGTGAAATGTTTCACAAAAGATATTGTGAAATATATCACAATGAGCTATACTCGTATTGGATAAATAAATCGTATAAGTAAAAAAGGAGATTTTCATATGAAAAAACTAGTGCTATTAGGTGGCGGCTATGGCAATATGCGTATATTGCTGCGTCTACTACCGAATAATTTACCAGAAGATACAGAAATTATTTTAATTGACCGCACATCATTCCATAGCTTAAAAACAGAATTTTATGCGCTTGCTGCAGGTACTTCAACGGATAAAGAAATTCGTGTAGCCTTTCCAGAGCACCCACGCTTAAAAACAGTTTTTGGTGAAGTAATTCGCATTGACTGTG belongs to Lysinibacillus louembei and includes:
- a CDS encoding pyrophosphohydrolase domain-containing protein: MKQFANKLQNHVRDFHVAFSHPAPEQLVPMERERAINRSVWTAEEAIEFIAASCTTKEQFEASFEVFLAGIHKAYEKSLNGEFPQTAEEKVIAQADALADQLYFSFGSAVEIGVDIEPVFDIVQGANMSKLFTDENGNKYAKCREDGKIIKSPDFYSPEPFIKEEVLKQMK
- a CDS encoding YuzB family protein, encoding MNPMVEFCISNLANGAQETYEALEKDPNIDVLEYGCLSFCTKCSESFYALVNGDIVEADSPSELTKKIYDYIEENPLW